Proteins encoded within one genomic window of Solibaculum mannosilyticum:
- a CDS encoding ABC transporter permease codes for MSKGVNTAASEENSPLKKRSGLSPIVKQLLTTIAAFVVICIAFTILNPNFISISNILNVCNQVAPVAIISIGQTYVLITGGIDLSIGSNIAIGGVLCCQAIVAGMPVIVGILIGLLAGTVVGIINGVLVVYGKLPPFIATLGTMMAIRGLALTITNGIPVTGLPKSFSFIGTDSWLGIPISVYIMAVCAVVFGIILAKTKSGRYTYAVGSNYDATRLSGINVNAAIIRVYAISGFLSALAGIIMAAKISSAPPSAGDSYELNAVASSVIGGASTMGGEGFIAGTIVGAFVFMTLSNGLNLAGISSFLQKVVIGIVIIAAVLWDKLRSRK; via the coding sequence ATGAGTAAAGGTGTAAACACCGCTGCTTCGGAGGAGAACAGCCCTCTGAAGAAACGTTCCGGTTTAAGCCCCATTGTAAAGCAGTTGCTTACGACGATTGCTGCATTTGTCGTAATCTGTATTGCATTTACAATTCTGAATCCTAACTTTATTAGCATTTCCAACATTTTGAATGTTTGTAACCAGGTAGCACCTGTTGCTATCATTTCCATCGGTCAGACTTACGTTCTGATCACCGGCGGTATCGACTTGTCCATCGGTTCTAATATCGCTATCGGCGGTGTTCTTTGCTGCCAAGCCATCGTCGCAGGTATGCCTGTTATCGTTGGTATCTTGATTGGCTTGCTTGCTGGTACCGTTGTCGGTATCATCAATGGTGTGTTGGTCGTTTATGGTAAACTGCCTCCCTTCATTGCTACCTTGGGTACCATGATGGCAATCCGTGGTTTGGCCTTGACCATCACCAATGGTATTCCTGTCACAGGTTTGCCCAAGAGCTTCAGCTTCATCGGCACTGATTCCTGGCTGGGCATCCCGATTTCCGTTTACATCATGGCTGTTTGCGCTGTGGTCTTTGGTATTATCTTGGCAAAGACCAAGTCTGGCCGCTACACCTATGCAGTGGGCAGCAACTATGATGCTACCCGTCTTTCCGGTATCAACGTTAATGCTGCCATCATCCGAGTATACGCCATCAGTGGTTTCCTCTCGGCTCTGGCTGGTATCATTATGGCCGCCAAGATTTCCTCTGCTCCCCCTTCAGCTGGTGACAGCTACGAGCTGAATGCAGTTGCATCTTCCGTTATCGGCGGCGCCAGCACCATGGGCGGTGAAGGTTTCATCGCCGGTACTATCGTCGGTGCCTTCGTCTTCATGACCTTGAGCAACGGCTTGAACTTGGCTGGTATTTCTTCCTTCCTGCAGAAGGTTGTTATCGGTATTGTCATCATCGCAGCAGTCCTGTGGGATAAGCTGCGCAGCAGAAAGTGA